The Phaeodactylum tricornutum CCAP 1055/1 chromosome 8, whole genome shotgun sequence genome has a window encoding:
- a CDS encoding predicted protein, whose product MRGNKPSSTSSVFSNKCVGILLVFAAILSCARYLSRLPSLTTSPSSESQDKQSLRLGTSQTNKNNIELLQSSVGSIPYYHCPGTKNDLVLLHGSKFTKEDWRTSGILGSFCGQDDLSVTALDLSVRATHTELQAILTDLENKGRLRLPVSAIVTPSASGFTMVDWLGAANPDSSALLNFTKGWVPVASGSVMTAPDQLLTTWRSSMSRLMVLAVHGDQDKGGKISSSRLKQIMDAKVVELPGRHPCYLDSPDAFVSTVLEHIIRLV is encoded by the coding sequence ATGAGGGGCAACAAGCCAAGCTCGACAAGTTCAGTGTTCAGCAACAAATGTGTAGGAATCCTTCTTGTATTCGCGGCAATCCTTTCGTGTGCTCGTTACTTATCTAGACTTCCGTCACTGACAACGTCACCCAGCAGCGAGTCCCAAGACAAACAATCCTTAAGACTTGGAACTTCCCAAACAAATAAAAATAACATTGAATTGCTACAGAGTTCTGTGGGAAGCATACCCTACTACCATTGCCCCGGAACGAAAAATGATCTCGTGCTCTTGCATGGATCAAAATTCACTAAGGAAGATTGGAGAACGAGTGGAATTCTGGGAAGCTTTTGCGGTCAGGACGATTTGTCCGTGACGGCCTTGGATTTGAGCGTTCGAGCAACGCATACGGAACTGCAAGCAATACTTACCGACCTTGAGAACAAAGGTCGCCTTCGGCTGCCCGTATCGGCCATTGTCACACCATCGGCCTCAGGCTTTACAATGGTAGACTGGTTGGGAGCTGCCAATCCAGATTCCTCAGCTTTGTTGAATTTTACGAAAGGCTGGGTACCTGTGGCTTCTGGAAGTGTAATGACCGCACCCGACCAACTCTTGACCACTTGGAGGTCTTCCATGTCACGACTCATGGTCCTGGCCGTCCACGGAGACCAAGACAAAGGAGGAAAAATTTCGTCAAGTAGACTGAAACAAATTATGGATGCCAAAGTCGTGGAGCTTCCGGGTCGACACCCTTGTTACTTGGATTCGCCCGATGCCTTTGTCAGTACGGTCCTCGAGCACATCATTCGCCTTGTGTAA
- a CDS encoding predicted protein: MCKSDATTITRKPLQFLFSLDSFSSKDGYPPSYMSFALTCALVVGFLVGTELIAREILFSFKESHPLLAVEVNRLILARHIGVDTLSCGICAWLGWNARHLCSGIFSAVRGDTSHVPVAAFDARMFTYHPAGFRISLFFFAYQIKNLYDTIAWNDGPEFIFHHIFSLITAWGALYPSSGHIYTIFFFGLSEISTAVLCLLANFDDIHGVPGLGEAFPIIKVAVGAAFVVLFILCRCILWPIFSYYFCRDVLTALRATPNDPRTNARRGWLKFFLVALSGLSVLQVAWLGQIFVIAQEELGKAGFL, translated from the coding sequence ATGTGCAAATCCGATGCAACAACGATCACGCGCAAGCCACTACAGTTCCTTTTTTCATTGGACTCATTCTCCTCCAAAGATGGCTATCCCCCGTCGTACATGTCCTTCGCCTTAACGTGCGCTTTAGTGGTCGGGTTTCTGGTTGGGACGGAATTGATTGCCCGTGAGATCTTATTTTCTTTCAAAGAGAGTCATCCGCTTCTGGCGGTGGAAGTCAACCGTCTCATTCTTGCCCGTCACATTGGTGTCGACACGCTCAGTTGTGGAATCTGTGCCTGGCTTGGATGGAATGCTCGACACTTGTGTTCTGGTATTTTCAGCGCAGTACGCGGCGATACTAGCCACGTCCCCGTCGCAGCCTTTGATGCCCGCATGTTCACATATCATCCGGCAGGCTTCCGAATAtcgctctttttctttgcctACCAAATCAAGAATCTTTACGATACGATTGCTTGGAATGATGGACCAGAGTTTATTTTTCATCACATCTTTAGCTTGATAACAGCCTGGGGTGCTTTGTATCCTTCGAGTGGACACATCTATAccatcttcttctttggtttGAGCGAAATCTCGACGGCCGTTCTCTGTTTATTGGCCAACTTTGACGACATTCACGGTGTGCCTGGTCTCGGCGAAGCCTTTCCCATCATAAAGGTTGCCGTTGGTGCCGCCTTTGTGGTACTCTTTATTCTCTGCCGTTGCATTCTATGGCCCATCTTTTCTTATTACTTTTGTCGGGACGTTCTAACGGCTCTGCGGGCCACACCGAACGATCCTCGCACGAATGCACGCAGAGGTTGGCTCAAATTCTTTTTGGTAGCCTTGTCCGGCCTTTCCGTCTTGCAAGTGGCTTGGTTGGGTCAAATTTTTGTCATTgcacaagaagaattgggCAAGGCAGGATTCTTGTAg
- a CDS encoding predicted protein, which yields MMTSFAKLFSIFLALNSISTYRVARGFAPMRIEALSYHQRTPSSTRTASITEDLSHEEISRYSRHLVLSDVGVRGQKALKNASVLVIGAGGLGAPCLMYLAAAGIGHIGIVDGDVVDESNLQRQIIHGTSTVGLSKCESAARRIQDINPHVNVRQYEEEFTSETALRILGDGFSDKRRYDVVIDGSDNFPTKYLINDACTITNTPWVYSAILAFEGQMSVFNLDNGPDYRDLLPTPPPPGDVPSCAEGGVLGVLPGTMGCLQATEVIKIVLGRTEGCMSGRVLIFDAMRMKFSEVGLKRETDRENITALIDYKGFCGGPQAKSEQAKGLMNANGRTMDEAESGIEASSTGDSPSFHNIDPQKALAKLSSGWSPWVVDVRLQTENDIVALPFTDRVVPHRTIRVKDIPEDGDVLVYCKAGIRGKKACSSLVEQGVDPGRLFNLDGGIMKWQKELDPSMPRY from the exons ATGATGACATCGTTTGCGAAACTTTTCAGTATCTTTCTGGCTTTAAATTCAATTTCGACGTATCGGGTTGCTCGGGGCTTCGCTCCGATGAGGATTGAAGCACTCTCTTATCATCAGCGAACACCGAGCTCAACAAGAACAGCTTCTATCACTGAGGACTTGTCTCACGAAGAAATCTCCCGCTATTCCCGCCATTTAGTTTTGTCTGATGTCGGTGTACGCGGCCAGAAAGCACTCAAAAATGCTTCTGTGCTAGTGATTGGAGCCGGAGGTCTCGGTGCCCCGTGTCTCATGTACTTGGCCGCAGCTGGCATCGGCCATATTGGGATTGTCGACGGCGATGTCGTGGATGAATCTAACTTACAGCGACAAATCATTCACGGGACGAGCACGGTGGGTCTTTCCAAATGCGAGTCAGCGGCACGGCGTATCCAGGATATCAATCCACACGTGAATGTAAGACAGTACGAGGAAGAGTTTACCTCCGAAACGGCACTCCGCATTCTCGGAGATGGGTTCTCCGATAAACGACGGTACGATGTTGTGATAGATGGAAGCGATAATTTTCCAACCAAATATCTCATCAA CGACGCGTGCACCATTACGAATACTCCTTGGGTCTATTCTGCTATTTTGGCCTTTGAAGGACAAATGTCCGTCTTTAATTTGGACAACGGACCCGACTACCGTGACTTGTTGCCTactccaccaccaccaggAGACGTTCCCTCCTGTGCCGAGGGAGGAGTGTTGGGTGTTTTACCGGGTACCATGGGATGTCTGCAGGCGACTGAGGTAATAAAAATTGTTCTTGGTCGAACGGAGGGGTGCATGTCGGGACGCGTACTGATTTTTGATGCCATGCGTATGAAGTTTAGCGAAGTGGGGTTGAAGCGAGAGACCGATCGAGAGAATATAACTGCTTTAATTGATTACAAAGGATTTTGTGGTGGTCCACAGGCAAAATCGGAACAAGCAAAAGGGCTCATGAATGCCAACGGTCGTACTATGGACGAAGCAGAATCGGGTATCGAGGCGTCTTCAACCGGTGACAGTCCCTCATTCCACAACATAGACCCTCAAAAAGCCTTGGCGAAGTTAAGTAGTGGTTGGTCGCCATGGGTGGTGGACGTGCGATTGCAAACAGAAAACGACATAGTGGCCTTACCATTTACCGATCGAGTCGTACCGCACAGAACAATACGAGTCAAAGACATCCCAGAGGATGGTGACGTGTTGGTGTATTGCAAAGCGGGTATTCGCGGCAAGAAAGCTTGCTCAAGCCTTGTTGAACAAGGCGTGGACCCGGGCCGATTGTTCAATCTAGACGGAGGCATCATGAAATGGCAGAAGGAATTGGATCCATCTATGCCACGCTATTGA
- a CDS encoding predicted protein: MRLAIIFALTASVVDATTNSLTAVLSDSPLVGKVIRKTKQAVSQKPSRRSLRSAELTSLTDNASNTCESFGPTLPGFTCECNDARTRSTCLSPEVCEDGTCAIFQLAVLWNTGGSVYESVELCTDYTQSSMPRSNGCISFSFDGNGRAPISCEIGFEANVNSSSLTSCNSCAVCVGGDGDSSVDINCDNIEPQASTNGCLFDGDDLDELFPGFQDFPVNASTGGRPGSNSSSADDSLDGLSIPSAPSQDLPGSNSPSDSVDPSVDSDDNRPDSQDSADSMDNTRDSRDSAGSSNTATSTATNTEITTSASALTSEMSSGSFSTRVFSGMAVCAMALSWIAA; this comes from the coding sequence ATGCGACTCGCTATTATCTTTGCATTAACGGCCTCTGTAGTCGATGCGACTACCAACTCGCTCACGGCAGTTCTGAGTGATTCTCCCTTGGTAGGAAAGGTTATTCGGAAGACAAAGCAAGCTGTGTCCCAGAAACCCTCTCGTCGTAGTTTGCGATCCGCCGAACTCACTTCCCTGACTGACAACGCCTCAAACACTTGCGAAAGCTTTGGACCTACTCTTCCGGGCTTTACGTGCGAGTGTAACGATGCCAGAACAAGGTCAACCTGCCTGTCTCCGGAGGTATGCGAAGATGGCACTTGCGCTATCTTTCAGTTAGCGGTGCTCTGGAACACCGGTGGATCGGTGTACGAGTCCGTGGAACTTTGCACGGACTATACTCAGTCAAGCATGCCCCGTAGCAATGGTTGCATCAGTTTCAGCTTTGATGGAAATGGCCGTGCACCGATTAGTTGTGAGATTGGCTTTGAAGCAAACGTCAATAGTAGCTCGCTTACAAGCTGCAACAGCTGCGCGGTCTGCGTCGGAGGAGATGGCGACTCTAGTGTTGACATCAATTGTGACAATATCGAGCCGCAGGCCTCCACGAATGGATGTTTGTTCGACGGCGATGATCTGGACGAGCTCTTTCCAGGGTTTCAAGATTTTCCGGTTAACGCAAGTACTGGAGGAAGACCGGGTTCGAATAGCTCGAGTGCGGACGACTCCCTAGACGGCTTATCAATTCCTTCCGCTCCTTCCCAAGACCTCCCTGGTAGTAATTCACCCAGTGACTCCGTCGATCCTTCCGTTGATTCGGACGACAATCGCCCGGACTCGCAAGACTCTGCTGACTCAATGGACAATACTAGAGACTCTCGCGACTCCGCTGGTTCCAGCAACACCGCTACTAGcaccgccaccaacactgAAATCACTACCAGTGCGAGCGCGTTAACATCGGAAATGAGCAGCGGAAGTTTTTCTACACGGGTTTTTTCTGGTATGGCTGTTTGTGCCATGGCTCTGAGCTGGATTGCAGCCTAA
- a CDS encoding predicted protein yields GAGVTGSGNGSPAIGGATNSVDGAIVGAGVGPTTFTLTGAGVTGSGNGNPAIGGATNSVDGAIVGAGVGPTTFTLTGAGVTGSGNGSPAIGGATNSVDGAIVGAGVGPTTFTLTGAGVAGSGNGNPAIGGATNPVDGAMVGAGVGSMTFTLTGAGVPGSGNGSPAIGTDPASIVGAIVGAETG; encoded by the coding sequence GGCGCCGGTGTTACTGGGTCCGGCAATGGCAGTCCAGCAATAGGTGGGGCTACTAATTCCGTAGATGGCGCAATCGTTGGAGCTGGGGTAGGACCAACGACGTTCACGCTCACCGGTGCCGGTGTTACTGGGTCCGGCAATGGCAATCCAGCAATAGGTGGGGCTACTAATTCCGTAGATGGCGCAATCGTTGGAGCTGGGGTAGGACCAACGACGTTCACGCTCACCGGCGCCGGTGTTACTGGGTCCGGCAATGGCAGTCCAGCAATAGGTGGGGCTACCAATTCCGTAGATGGCGCAATCGTTGGAGCTGGTGTAGGACCAACGACGTTCACGCTCACCGGCGCTGGCGTTGCTGGTTCCGGCAATGGCAATCCAGCAATAGGTGGGGCTACTAATCCTGTAGATGGCGCAATGGTTGGAGCTGGGGTAGGATCAATGACATTCACACTCACTGGTGCCGGTGTTCCTGGCTCCGGCAATGGTAGTCCGGCGATCGGCACGGATCCAGCATCCATTGTCGGCGCTATCGTAGGGGCCGAGACGGGA
- a CDS encoding predicted protein: MTATLSQPSTLLRGVEDPPSLQRRRQSRSFFLPRGQIGFLVPAVFVVGRFATIFALTPLPSSILGQTSGLICEEKKYDESTVVCTFEVHKDWSGALDPFRTCVQGGGDEMCVEALVTVVQRDETEDHSTKKRREKTDDVDLKIGAQIYRSPFSQYGNEVQAVLLRHQDIFLGNQVAKFHPFKQGQAYLELGQAHNLQMGQLFKAFGDGQSMIRLALNAFESAKAIYSQVDDSKEDRDLSLHCKTSVIFHMGETYSFSTVEEHNKLAIEYFIQAQRAYKNLLDRVEISSYLSRKDVLDDIRMGWAHCCLAIGVSLISGSDDYDSQLAMDIAELKQTQEKSPEARAQLLSYGSSVSAENAQEAQLLFTDSANVFRKMIEEQGNRDEPIELQRQLANALQNLATAAVLQGNFKSGSEASEEALSVLMSILDQSPHDSADREDVLISVGEILIGLAEYYLQQGKYDQSHEKYKAAMKWYQSHRQLQALSAPLYALMSENDTLEKYEMILEDYYALLEDQSNMADADEHFDDQNEYYYEKNDAYEGDLHATLGALYLARGDIGTAQSSFLRAAELYESAGEGGNQASAEVQFNLATTSFQNREYDASIAYHHRGVAIYRSLVVEGDSPMVDGLYNVEFVEGVPEPVKESKAKERTVEHRPKKDDKAKPNQPIIHIDVHQYARQMLLNASSSKEEL; encoded by the coding sequence ATGACAGCTACGCTTTCGCAACCCTCCACTTTGTTACGGGGGGTGGAAGATCCCCCTTCCCTGCAGCGACGGCGGCAGAGTAGGTCCTTCTTCCTCCCTCGAGGCCAGATTGGTTTCTTAGTTCCTGCTGTATTTGTTGTCGGTCGGTTCGCCACCATATTCGCATTGACTCCGTTACCATCGTCCATCCTTGGACAGACCAGTGGTTTGATCTGTGAAGAGAAGAAATATGATGAATCAACAGTGGTCTGCACCTTTGAAGTCCACAAAGATTGGTCCGGAGCTTTGGATCCGTTCCGGACCTGCGTACAGGGCGGCGGAGACGAAATGTGTGTGGAAGCACTTGTGACAGTCGTGCAACGAGACGAAACAGAGGACCATTCAACCAAGAAGAGAAGGGAAAAAACCGATGATGTCGATCTGAAGATTGGTGCTCAGATTTACCGATCTCCGTTTTCGCAGTACGGTAACGAAGTCCAAGCTGTTCTGCTACGGCATCAAGATATTTTCCTCGGAAACCAAGTCGCAAAGTTTCATCCCTTTAAACAAGGACAAGCCTACTTGGAATTAGGACAAGCGCATAATTTGCAAATGGGACAGCTTTTCAAGGCGTTCGGCGATGGTCAGTCGATGATACGGCTTGCTTTAAATGCTTTTGAATCCGCCAAGGCAATTTACAGTCAGGTAGACGATAGCAAAGAAGATCGCGATCTGTCACTCCATTGCAAAACATCCGTGATTTTTCACATGGGTGAGACCTACTCCTTTTCAACAGTTGAAGAGCACAACAAGTTGGCCATAGAATACTTTATCCAGGCCCAAAGGGCGTACAAGAACTTGTTGGATCGAGTTGAGATAAGCTCCTATCTCAGTAGAAAAGATGTACTGGACGACATTAGAATGGGCTGGGCACACTGCTGCCTAGCTATTGGTGTCTCTCTGATTTCAGGCTCAGACGACTATGACTCTCAGCTTGCTATGGATATAGCCGAGCTCAAGCAAACGCAGGAAAAGAGTCCAGAAGCCCGTGCGCAGCTTCTTTCCTACGGCTCGAGCGTCTCTGCTGAAAACGCTCAAGAAGCACAATTGCTGTTCACTGATTCCGCCAATGTCTTTCGAAAGATGATAGAAGAGCAAGGCAATCGCGACGAGCCAATCGAGTTGCAGCGTCAATTGGCCAACGCCTTGCAGAATTTGGCAACCGCTGCAGTTTTGCAGGGAAACTTCAAATCAGGAAGTGAAGCGAGTGAAGAAGCACTCTCAGTACTCATGTCAATTCTTGACCAATCACCGCATGATTCAGCGGATCGTGAGGACGTTCTCATATCGGTCGGCGAAATTCTCATTGGGCTTGCCGAATACTACTTGCAACAGGGCAAATATGATCAGTCGCACGAAAAGTACAAAGCCGCCATGAAATGGTACCAGTCACACAGGCAGCTACAAGCTTTATCAGCGCCATTGTACGCCTTGATGAGTGAAAATGACACACTTGAAAAGTACGAAATGATATTGGAGGACTACTACGCGTTGCTGGAAGATCAGTCCAATATGGCCGACGCGGACGAACACTTTGACGACCAAAATGAATATTACTACGAAAAGAACGACGCGTACGAAGGTGACTTACATGCCACCCTTGGTGCATTGTATCTAGCACGAGGCGATATAGGAACAGCCCAATCTAGCTTTCTTCGTGCGGCGGAGCTCTACGAAAGTGCCGGCGAAGGAGGTAACCAGGCCAGCGCGGAAGTCCAATTTAACCTGGCCACAACAAGTTTTCAGAATCGGGAGTACGATGCCAGTATCGCATACCATCACCGCGGGGTTGCTATTTATCGGAGTCTCGTCGTGGAAGGCGACAGTCCAATGGTAGACGGGTTGTATAACGTGGAGTTTGTTGAGGGCGTGCCTGAGCCAGTCAAGGAATCTAAAGCAAAGGAAAGAACGGTCGAGCATCGTCCCAAAAAAGACGATAAAGCAAAGCCCAACCAACCAATCATACACATTGACGTGCATCAATATGCCCGGCAAATGTTACTGAACGCATCATCGAGCAAAGAAGAGTTGTAA
- a CDS encoding predicted protein → MSSLAFSRVTKISVLVPLLGGVVLLVSILSLSIASNGLSHLEQSNPIHTALSQFHNENSLLEGQGDGAPVADTRPVLDPRKLYPFEDPDPNPPLADGHDTFSACMLVMDDNHRLVEWLAYHYHVLPLRHLVVTVDPRSQTSPTWLFNRWRKQGMVVEQWVDRDFWRADLQLLPLPANSTLQIKRDRHRGRQKFFYRSCLIHLKTLNRTWVALHDSDEYLLYNHAGGDRYEAWEARMQKRHDNSAQHATSARIKPSHPPPPTPGEEGGMIRYIRQEQAAGVEYYQSPCIGVPRLSFGAVESSRAAREAGMPQSSTTLDALQFDTLRWHRHAPRNDFVKNALGKVLMDVSRIDVAKSPYFMSLHRPIKSICTPPWHNDWTSGLRINHYLGSWESYAFRDDSRRGGERSREQWEYKATTHTDQTDDNIRPWLQGFVDAQGLSQAERLLDKAGLPQGYRVANESQWNLLPEKLAKILSSDVTIANDSKMVMFDAWVRAKYWNETFDVQETYRKVRNAAAAPAV, encoded by the coding sequence ATGTCATCCCTAGCCTTTAGTCGCGTAACCAAAATAAGCGTCTTGGTACCGCTTCTGGGTGGGGTGGTGTTGCTCGTTTCGATCCTCAGTCTTTCTATTGCTTCCAATGGTCTCTCGCATCTCGAACAAAGCAACCCTATCCATACTGCGCTTTCGCAATTTCACAACGAGAATTCTCTGTTGGAAGGACAAGGAGACGGGGCTCCGGTCGCGGACACACGCCCCGTTCTGGATCCCCGGAAACTCTATCCTTTCGAAGACCCCGATCCCAATCCACCCCTGGCAGACGGTCACGATACTTTTTCCGCCTGTATGCTCGTCATGGACGACAATCATCGTCTCGTGGAGTGGCTCGCCTATCACTACCACGTACTGCCGCTACGCCATTTAGTGGTTACCGTGGATCCACGCTCCCAGACCTCCCCCACATGGCTCTTTAATCGCTGGCGCAAACAGGGCATGGTCGTGGAGCAGTGGGTCGATCGGGATTTTTGGCGAGCCGATCTCCAGCTCCTGCCTCTCCCAGCCAATTCCACCCTCCAAATAAAACGCGATCGACACCGGGGACGCCAAAAGTTCTTCTACCGATCCTGTCTTATTCATTTGAAGACCCTGAATCGCACCTGGGTCGCTTTGCATGATTCGGACGAGTATCTCCTCTACAACCACGCCGGCGGAGACCGCTACGAGGCCTGGGAAGCGCGGATGCAAAAGCGTCACGATAACAGCGCTCAGCACGCTACATCCGCGCGGATCAAACCATCACATCCACCTCCACCCACGCCCGGAGAAGAAGGCGGAATGATTCGGTACATTCGTCAGGAACAGGCGGCGGGCGTGGAATACTACCAATCGCCGTGTATAGGCGTGCCTCGTTTGAGCTTCGGGGCGGTCGAGAGTTCGCGCGCCGCCAGGGAAGCCGGTATGCCCCAATCATCCACCACGTTGGATGCCTTGCAGTTCGACACCCTCCGGTGGCATCGGCACGCTCCCCGCAACGATTTTGTCAAGAACGCACTTGGCAAAGTCCTCATGGATGTCTCTCGCATCGATGTGGCCAAATCGCCGTATTTTATGAGTCTACATCGTCCCATTAAGAGTATATGCACGCCTCCTTGGCATAACGACTGGACGTCGGGATTACGAATCAACCACTACTTGGGATCCTGGGAGTCATACGCCTTCCGAGATGATAGTCGACGGGGTGGTGAACGGTCACGGGAACAGTGGGAGTACAAGGCCACCACACATACCGATCAGACTGACGACAACATACGTCCCTGGTTGCAAGGGTTTGTCGACGCCCAAGGGTTGTCGCAGGCGGAGCGGCTATTAGACAAGGCTGGCTTACCGCAAGGCTACCGGGTCGCAAACGAATCTCAATGGAATTTGTTGCCAGAAAAGTTGGCCAAGATTCTGAGCAGCGACGTGACGATTGCGAACGACAGCAAAATGGTGATGTTCGATGCTTGGGTCCGGGCCAAGTATTGGAACGAAACATTTGATGTGCAGGAGACGTATCGAAAAGTACGGAATGCCGCTGCAGCGCCTGCCGTGTAA